The following are encoded together in the Actinoplanes sp. N902-109 genome:
- a CDS encoding alpha/beta family hydrolase, with protein sequence MQSFEITTPRGPAGVHVADPAGPPVSLLVLGHGAGGGIDAPDLVAVRDIAVAAGVRVASVVQPYRMAGRRAPAPAGQLDEAWSAVVATLRAADLPLIVGGRSSGARVACRTAAALGAAGVLALAFPLHPPGKPDKSRAGELSTGLPTIVVNGDRDPFGVPTASSTVEVVVRPGAVHDLRKDLAGTAGAVRDWLVRNHWARAGMRRT encoded by the coding sequence GTGCAGAGCTTCGAGATCACCACGCCACGCGGTCCGGCCGGGGTGCACGTCGCCGATCCGGCCGGGCCGCCGGTGTCCCTGCTGGTGCTCGGGCACGGCGCGGGCGGCGGGATCGACGCCCCCGACCTGGTGGCCGTGCGGGACATCGCGGTGGCCGCCGGGGTCCGGGTGGCCTCGGTGGTCCAGCCCTACCGGATGGCCGGTCGCCGGGCACCCGCGCCGGCCGGCCAGCTCGACGAGGCCTGGTCGGCGGTCGTGGCGACCCTGCGCGCTGCGGACCTCCCGCTGATCGTGGGCGGTCGCTCCAGCGGGGCCCGGGTTGCCTGCCGTACGGCCGCAGCACTCGGCGCCGCCGGGGTGCTGGCGCTGGCGTTCCCGCTGCACCCGCCGGGCAAACCGGACAAGAGCCGCGCCGGTGAGCTGTCCACCGGGCTGCCCACGATCGTGGTCAACGGCGACCGCGACCCGTTCGGGGTGCCCACGGCGAGCAGCACCGTCGAGGTCGTCGTGCGCCCCGGGGCGGTGCACGACCTCCGCAAGGATCTGGCCGGTACCGCCGGAGCCGTCCGGGACTGGCTGGTCCGCAACCACTGGGCCCGAGCTGGAATGCGCCGCACCTGA
- a CDS encoding WhiB family transcriptional regulator, translated as MTRARMPRPHEVAIARRDPRLLTAIEERRSDEAWRTRSACRSVDPETFFPAPNEPTESAVALCGSCAVQGPCLAWALQVGDCHGVWGGTTPRERRAMLIAWRERVEPNGDAVDDGPDAEDRKLLEMEPAAG; from the coding sequence ATGACACGCGCACGTATGCCGCGTCCACACGAAGTTGCCATCGCACGGCGCGATCCGAGGCTGCTGACAGCCATCGAGGAGCGCCGGTCCGACGAGGCTTGGCGCACTCGCAGCGCCTGCCGCAGCGTCGATCCGGAGACGTTCTTCCCGGCACCGAACGAGCCCACCGAGAGCGCCGTCGCGCTCTGCGGCTCGTGCGCCGTGCAGGGCCCCTGCCTCGCCTGGGCCCTCCAGGTCGGGGACTGCCACGGGGTCTGGGGCGGCACCACGCCGCGCGAGCGCCGGGCCATGCTGATCGCCTGGCGCGAGCGGGTGGAGCCGAACGGCGACGCGGTCGACGACGGTCCGGACGCGGAGGACCGCAAGCTGCTGGAGATGGAACCGGCGGCAGGCTGA
- a CDS encoding SOS response-associated peptidase codes for MCGRYATTKSEADLGLLFDAAPVAEALAPSWNVAPTDPVPLIRVSERHAGRVVDTARWGLLPPWAKDLRAGSRMINARSETVAASPAFASSFQKRRCLVPADGWYEWVRAGKQRQAYYMTPRDGSVLAFAGIWTKWRGETLSCSVLTTAASGGLQAVHDRMPLILPAERWAAWLAGGGEPAELLQPLSPQALAAIAVRAVGALVGNVRHNGPELTAPALEETLF; via the coding sequence ATGTGCGGGCGTTATGCGACGACGAAGAGCGAGGCCGACCTCGGCCTGCTGTTCGACGCCGCCCCCGTCGCCGAGGCGCTCGCCCCGAGCTGGAACGTCGCCCCGACCGACCCGGTGCCGTTGATCCGGGTGTCGGAGCGGCACGCGGGCCGGGTGGTCGACACCGCGCGGTGGGGTCTGCTGCCGCCCTGGGCCAAGGACCTCCGGGCCGGCTCGCGCATGATCAACGCCCGCTCCGAGACCGTCGCCGCCTCTCCGGCGTTCGCCTCGTCGTTTCAGAAGCGGCGGTGCCTGGTCCCGGCCGACGGCTGGTACGAGTGGGTACGCGCCGGCAAGCAGCGCCAGGCTTACTACATGACCCCGCGCGACGGCTCGGTGCTCGCGTTCGCCGGCATCTGGACCAAGTGGCGCGGCGAGACGCTGAGCTGCAGTGTGCTGACCACGGCGGCGTCGGGCGGTCTTCAGGCGGTGCACGACCGGATGCCGCTGATCCTGCCGGCCGAGCGCTGGGCGGCCTGGCTGGCCGGCGGTGGCGAGCCCGCCGAGCTGCTGCAGCCGTTGTCCCCGCAGGCGCTGGCGGCGATCGCGGTTCGCGCGGTGGGCGCCCTGGTCGGCAACGTGCGCCACAACGGTCCCGAGCTGACCGCCCCGGCGCTGGAGGAAACGCTGTTCTAA
- the aroA gene encoding 3-phosphoshikimate 1-carboxyvinyltransferase → MTAARPWTAPVATGPVGSALRLPGSKSMTARALVLAGLADGPSRIVRPLAARDTTLMATALRTLGVAVDTADAEVWNVEPGPLRGPATVDVGLAGTVMRFAPPVAALATGPVTFDGDPHARNRPLRPILDALRSLGVVLDAAPGGGLPLVVRGTGVVGGGEAVIDASGSSQFVSGLLLSAPRFAKGLTLRHEGPPVPSAPHLRMTTHMLRAAGAVVDDSAPDVWVVEPGVLHGHTWQIEPDLSGAAPFFAAAMVTGGAVTLSDWPRASWQPVGTVIDLLTRMGAEVTQDDAGLTVRGTGRVRGVTADLSEIAELTPVVAALAALADGPSELRGVAHIRGHETDRIAALARELGKTGAAVAEHPDGLGITPGPPRPASFETYADHRMAHAAAVIGLAVEGIELTDVACTSKTLPEFPELWAGLVTGS, encoded by the coding sequence GTGACAGCAGCGCGCCCCTGGACCGCCCCGGTTGCGACCGGCCCCGTCGGGTCGGCTCTCCGGCTGCCCGGTTCCAAGTCGATGACCGCCCGGGCGCTGGTGCTGGCCGGCCTGGCCGATGGGCCGTCGCGGATCGTCCGGCCGCTGGCGGCCCGTGACACCACGCTGATGGCCACGGCCCTGCGCACGCTCGGTGTGGCCGTCGACACCGCCGACGCCGAGGTCTGGAACGTCGAGCCCGGGCCGCTGCGGGGCCCGGCCACCGTGGACGTCGGGCTGGCCGGGACGGTGATGCGCTTCGCCCCGCCGGTGGCCGCGCTGGCCACCGGGCCGGTCACCTTCGACGGCGACCCGCACGCGCGCAACCGCCCGCTGCGCCCGATCCTCGACGCGCTGCGCTCGCTCGGCGTGGTGCTGGACGCCGCACCCGGGGGCGGGTTGCCGCTCGTCGTGCGCGGCACCGGGGTGGTCGGGGGCGGCGAGGCCGTCATCGATGCCTCCGGGTCCAGCCAGTTCGTGTCCGGGCTGCTGCTGTCCGCGCCGCGCTTCGCCAAGGGCCTGACGCTGCGGCACGAGGGCCCGCCGGTGCCGTCCGCACCACACCTGCGGATGACCACGCACATGCTGCGGGCGGCCGGTGCGGTCGTCGACGACAGCGCGCCCGACGTCTGGGTGGTCGAGCCGGGGGTGCTGCACGGGCACACCTGGCAGATCGAGCCCGACCTGTCCGGCGCGGCGCCGTTCTTCGCCGCGGCGATGGTGACCGGCGGCGCCGTCACGCTGTCCGACTGGCCCCGGGCGAGCTGGCAGCCGGTCGGCACCGTGATCGACCTGCTCACCCGGATGGGGGCCGAGGTCACCCAGGACGACGCCGGGCTGACCGTGCGGGGCACCGGCCGGGTGCGCGGTGTCACGGCCGACCTGTCCGAGATCGCCGAGCTGACCCCGGTGGTGGCGGCGCTCGCCGCGCTCGCCGACGGCCCGTCCGAGCTGCGCGGCGTCGCGCACATCCGGGGCCACGAGACCGACCGGATCGCCGCGCTCGCCCGCGAGCTGGGCAAGACCGGCGCCGCCGTCGCCGAGCACCCGGACGGCTTGGGGATCACCCCGGGGCCGCCGCGCCCGGCGAGCTTCGAGACCTACGCCGACCACCGGATGGCGCACGCGGCGGCGGTGATCGGCCTGGCCGTCGAGGGCATCGAGCTGACCGACGTAGCGTGTACCTCGAAGACGCTGCCCGAGTTCCCCGAGCTCTGGGCCGGCCTCGTGACAGGGAGCTGA
- the rsgA gene encoding ribosome small subunit-dependent GTPase A — MPARKREYDEDDVRIRPGRSSRPRTKSRPKHEDAVDALVITVDRGRYGCVREDADSEAEVVTAMRARELGRKSVVVGDRVALVGDVSGEPGALARIVRIAERTSVLRRTADDDDTTPEGRLERVVVANADQLVIVSALADPQPRTGFIDRCLVAAYDAGVDPLLCLTKADLAGPAEVLDYYAELDLPYVLVEPESDLAELREHLADRISVLVGHSGVGKSTLVNRLVPDALRATGVVSAVGKGRHTSTSAVALRLPRVQKKGDPGWIVDTPGIRSFGLAHVSADSLLHGFPDLVEGTVDCPPNCGHTAADVDCALDAWIAAGKADPRRLASYRRLLSSRAGEPDVREQEHG; from the coding sequence CTGCCGGCACGTAAGAGGGAGTACGACGAGGACGACGTCCGGATCCGCCCGGGCCGGTCGTCCCGCCCGCGCACCAAGTCGCGGCCGAAGCACGAGGACGCGGTCGACGCGCTGGTGATCACCGTCGACCGCGGCCGGTACGGCTGCGTGCGCGAGGACGCCGACAGCGAGGCCGAGGTGGTCACCGCGATGCGAGCCCGCGAGCTGGGCCGCAAGTCGGTCGTCGTGGGCGACCGGGTGGCCCTGGTCGGCGACGTCTCGGGCGAGCCGGGCGCGCTGGCCCGGATCGTGCGGATCGCCGAGCGCACCTCGGTGCTGCGCCGCACCGCGGACGACGACGACACCACGCCCGAGGGCCGGCTGGAGCGGGTGGTGGTGGCCAACGCCGACCAGCTGGTCATCGTGAGCGCGCTGGCCGACCCGCAGCCGCGCACCGGGTTCATCGACCGCTGCCTGGTCGCGGCGTACGACGCCGGCGTCGACCCGCTGCTGTGCCTGACCAAGGCCGACCTGGCCGGGCCGGCCGAGGTGCTCGACTACTACGCCGAGCTGGACCTGCCGTATGTGCTCGTCGAGCCGGAGAGCGACCTCGCCGAGCTGCGCGAGCACCTCGCCGACCGCATCTCGGTGCTGGTCGGGCACTCCGGGGTCGGCAAGTCCACGCTGGTCAACCGGCTGGTGCCGGACGCTCTGCGGGCCACCGGGGTGGTCAGCGCGGTGGGCAAGGGGCGGCACACCTCGACCAGCGCGGTGGCGTTGCGGCTGCCCCGGGTGCAGAAGAAGGGCGACCCCGGCTGGATCGTCGACACGCCGGGCATCCGCAGCTTCGGGCTGGCCCACGTCAGCGCGGACAGCCTGCTGCACGGCTTCCCCGACCTGGTCGAGGGCACGGTCGACTGCCCGCCCAACTGCGGGCACACCGCCGCGGACGTGGACTGCGCCCTGGACGCCTGGATCGCGGCAGGCAAGGCCGACCCGCGCCGGCTGGCGTCGTACCGGAGGCTGTTGAGCAGTCGGGCCGGCGAGCCGGACGTGCGGGAGCAGGAGCACGGGTGA
- the hisN gene encoding histidinol-phosphatase encodes MSSYADDLALAHLLADTADSISMARFRALDLHVESKPDLTPVSDADTAVEQAIRSALARARPRDGVIGEEFGSSTAPAGQGNRHWVIDPIDGTKNFIRGVPVWATLIALMEGEHPVAGLVSAPALGRRWWGARGHGAYAGKHQRAATKLSVSAIREMGDASFCYSSLSGWEDAGRLEPMLGIMRDAWRSRAFGDFYGYMLLAEGALEVMVEPELSLWDVAALIPIVTEAGGRFTDVAGQRAPGDGSAIATNGHLHEEILERLSGGKNWSILAG; translated from the coding sequence ATGTCTTCGTACGCCGACGACCTCGCCCTGGCCCACCTGCTCGCCGACACCGCGGACTCGATCTCGATGGCCCGGTTCCGCGCGCTGGACCTGCACGTGGAGTCGAAGCCGGACCTCACCCCGGTCTCCGACGCCGACACCGCCGTGGAGCAGGCGATCCGCTCGGCGCTGGCCCGGGCCCGGCCGCGCGACGGCGTCATCGGGGAGGAGTTCGGCAGCTCGACCGCACCGGCCGGGCAGGGCAACCGGCACTGGGTGATCGACCCGATCGACGGCACCAAGAACTTCATCCGTGGGGTGCCGGTGTGGGCCACGCTCATCGCACTCATGGAGGGTGAGCACCCGGTCGCCGGGCTGGTGTCGGCGCCGGCCCTGGGCCGCCGCTGGTGGGGCGCTCGTGGTCACGGTGCGTATGCGGGCAAGCATCAGCGGGCCGCCACCAAGCTGTCCGTCTCAGCGATTCGCGAGATGGGCGACGCCAGCTTCTGCTATTCGAGCCTGAGCGGCTGGGAGGACGCGGGCCGGCTGGAGCCGATGCTGGGCATCATGCGCGACGCCTGGCGCAGCCGCGCATTCGGCGACTTCTACGGCTACATGCTGCTGGCCGAGGGTGCGCTGGAGGTGATGGTCGAGCCCGAGTTGTCGCTGTGGGACGTGGCGGCGCTGATCCCCATCGTCACCGAGGCCGGCGGCAGATTCACCGACGTGGCCGGGCAACGAGCGCCGGGCGATGGCAGTGCGATCGCTACCAACGGTCACCTTCATGAAGAGATCTTGGAACGGCTCAGCGGCGGCAAGAACTGGTCTATCCTCGCCGGGTGA
- a CDS encoding ATP-binding protein: MVSEVRHEVDHGQTYPVVRLTGVLDLATAPHVRSALREVLGSQPEAVVVDVRELALDRPEAAGVLADLAREAAEWPCARVVVCAAGDTRDWRLPGLSLWPTPEAAFAALGRPTPGRFLTEVLDPVVGAARRAREVVTEACARWELPGLAGPACIVITEMVNNVVAHARTDMTVLLGLHGGEMTVAVRDKSTVVPVFTGAPVPVTSYGGRGLLLIDSVASRWGSLALPGGKVVWAALDGQEDVPGNTREAGMAHPTLG, translated from the coding sequence ATGGTGAGCGAGGTCCGGCACGAGGTCGACCACGGGCAGACCTATCCGGTCGTCCGGCTCACCGGCGTTCTCGACCTGGCCACGGCCCCGCACGTGCGCTCGGCACTTCGCGAGGTGCTCGGCAGCCAGCCCGAGGCGGTCGTCGTCGACGTGCGTGAGCTGGCCCTGGATCGGCCCGAGGCCGCCGGGGTGCTCGCCGACCTGGCCCGGGAAGCGGCCGAGTGGCCGTGCGCGCGGGTCGTCGTCTGCGCCGCCGGTGACACCCGCGACTGGCGGCTGCCGGGGCTGTCGCTCTGGCCCACACCCGAAGCGGCGTTCGCCGCGCTCGGCCGGCCCACTCCCGGCCGCTTCCTCACCGAGGTGCTCGATCCCGTGGTCGGCGCCGCCCGGCGCGCCCGTGAGGTGGTCACCGAGGCGTGCGCCCGCTGGGAGCTGCCCGGCCTGGCCGGTCCGGCCTGCATCGTCATCACCGAGATGGTCAACAACGTGGTGGCGCACGCCCGCACCGACATGACGGTCCTGCTCGGGCTGCACGGCGGCGAGATGACCGTGGCAGTGCGCGACAAGTCCACCGTCGTTCCGGTGTTCACCGGCGCTCCGGTGCCCGTCACCTCGTACGGTGGCCGGGGCCTGCTGCTGATCGACTCGGTGGCCAGCCGCTGGGGCAGCCTGGCGCTGCCCGGCGGCAAGGTGGTCTGGGCCGCGCTCGACGGCCAGGAGGACGTCCCGGGGAATACCCGCGAGGCAGGCATGGCCCACCCCACGCTTGGGTAG
- a CDS encoding DUF5709 domain-containing protein, translating into MRDNDYPTEVSDPEASGLPDTADDDSTANDEVDSPRWADGPDPSALAGVGPGGANRYGDTAEEQREGESLDYRLGQEEPDFGAQDPLPPRRDPYDETVDSPEQRQLDADVWGESPTSDPDSPVSMYDDGQLDDATPQPVGRLVEPDEGYGYDAEPDSVAYDAGAAGGGASAEEAAMHQTNAPRYR; encoded by the coding sequence ATGCGAGACAACGACTACCCGACCGAGGTCTCCGATCCGGAGGCGTCCGGTCTGCCCGATACGGCCGATGACGACTCGACCGCGAACGACGAGGTCGACAGCCCTCGCTGGGCCGACGGTCCCGATCCGTCCGCGCTGGCCGGGGTGGGCCCCGGCGGTGCCAACCGCTACGGCGACACCGCCGAGGAGCAGCGCGAGGGCGAGTCGCTGGACTACCGCCTGGGCCAGGAGGAGCCGGACTTCGGCGCCCAGGACCCGCTGCCGCCGCGCCGCGACCCGTACGACGAGACCGTGGACAGCCCGGAGCAGCGCCAGCTCGACGCGGACGTGTGGGGCGAGAGCCCGACCTCCGACCCGGACTCGCCGGTCTCGATGTACGACGACGGCCAGCTCGACGACGCCACGCCGCAGCCGGTGGGCCGGCTGGTGGAACCCGACGAGGGGTACGGCTACGACGCCGAGCCGGACAGCGTGGCCTACGACGCGGGTGCCGCCGGAGGCGGGGCCAGCGCCGAGGAAGCCGCCATGCACCAGACCAACGCCCCGCGCTACCGCTAG
- a CDS encoding response regulator transcription factor codes for MVVDDHPMWRDGVARDLTAAGYDVVATTGEGRQAVRIAGAARPDVVVLDLQLPDISGVEVITGLLAAVPGVRVLMLSASGEQQSVLDAVKAGATGYLLKSAGQAEFLDAVERTTAGDTVFTPGLAGLVLGEFRRLATEPAGRDDGVTPKLTERETEVLRLVAKGLSYRQIAERLVLSHRTVQNHVQNTLGKLQLHNRVELTRYAIERGLD; via the coding sequence ATGGTGGTGGACGACCACCCGATGTGGCGTGACGGGGTGGCCCGGGACCTGACGGCGGCCGGCTACGACGTGGTGGCGACCACCGGCGAGGGCCGGCAGGCGGTGCGCATCGCCGGTGCCGCCCGGCCGGACGTGGTGGTGCTCGACCTCCAGCTGCCGGACATCTCCGGGGTGGAGGTCATCACCGGGCTGCTCGCGGCTGTGCCGGGCGTCCGGGTGCTGATGCTCTCGGCCAGCGGTGAGCAGCAGAGCGTGCTCGACGCGGTGAAGGCGGGCGCGACCGGCTATCTGCTCAAGTCGGCCGGGCAGGCGGAATTCCTCGACGCGGTGGAGCGCACCACGGCCGGCGACACGGTGTTCACGCCCGGGCTGGCCGGCCTGGTGCTGGGGGAGTTCCGCCGGCTCGCCACCGAACCGGCCGGGCGTGACGACGGTGTGACGCCCAAGCTGACCGAGCGGGAGACCGAGGTGCTGCGGTTGGTGGCCAAGGGCCTGTCGTACCGCCAGATCGCGGAACGCCTGGTCCTCAGCCACCGCACCGTGCAGAACCACGTGCAGAACACGCTGGGCAAACTCCAGCTGCACAACCGGGTCGAGCTGACCCGCTACGCCATCGAACGGGGCTTGGACTAG
- the macS gene encoding MacS family sensor histidine kinase, translating into MAESLWRAIAVYRIAALIYVAILVVRNVGDYAEPALAWPVLALTAGWTVFTTYAYAEARRRRPPLLLADLIVTMAVMASSAWIVGPHALELGTPTLAVAWHVAPVIACAVAGGRRGGIAAALAMGITDIVTRNHYDQAAYTGTVLMLLAALAVGYLVGVAQAAQQRLERAIQIEAATRERERLARDIHDSVLQVLALVKRRGSGLDGEAGELARLAGEQEAALRTLVTGRASDSAADSAETDLMTLLEPYASETVSVAAPAGAVRLPAAVAAEIAAAVAAALDNVTRHCEPGTKVWVLVEDEPAAVTVSVRDDGCGIAPERLAEAESQGRLGVAQSIRGRIADLNGTVQITTAPGDGTEVEMSVPRS; encoded by the coding sequence ATGGCCGAATCCCTGTGGCGCGCGATAGCCGTCTACCGGATCGCGGCGCTCATCTACGTGGCCATCCTCGTGGTGCGCAACGTCGGGGACTACGCCGAGCCCGCGCTGGCCTGGCCGGTGCTCGCGCTGACCGCCGGGTGGACCGTGTTCACCACGTACGCCTATGCCGAGGCTCGCCGCCGCCGTCCGCCGCTGCTGCTCGCCGACCTGATCGTCACGATGGCGGTGATGGCCTCCAGCGCCTGGATCGTCGGCCCGCACGCGCTCGAACTGGGTACGCCCACGCTCGCCGTCGCCTGGCACGTAGCGCCGGTCATCGCGTGCGCGGTGGCCGGTGGCCGCCGCGGGGGCATCGCGGCCGCGCTCGCCATGGGGATCACCGACATCGTCACCCGCAACCACTACGACCAGGCCGCGTACACCGGCACCGTGCTGATGCTGCTGGCCGCGCTGGCCGTCGGCTATCTGGTGGGTGTGGCCCAGGCCGCCCAGCAACGGCTCGAACGAGCCATCCAGATCGAGGCGGCGACCCGCGAACGGGAACGGCTGGCCCGCGACATCCACGACTCCGTGCTGCAGGTGCTGGCCCTGGTCAAGCGTCGGGGCAGCGGTCTGGACGGGGAGGCCGGCGAGCTGGCCCGGCTCGCCGGTGAGCAGGAGGCGGCGCTCCGTACGCTGGTCACCGGGCGGGCGTCGGACAGCGCGGCGGACAGCGCTGAGACGGACCTGATGACGCTGCTGGAGCCGTACGCCTCGGAAACGGTCTCGGTCGCCGCCCCGGCCGGGGCGGTCCGCCTGCCCGCCGCCGTGGCCGCGGAGATCGCCGCCGCCGTTGCCGCGGCACTGGACAACGTCACCCGGCACTGCGAGCCGGGCACGAAGGTGTGGGTGCTGGTCGAGGACGAACCGGCCGCGGTCACGGTAAGCGTGCGGGACGACGGCTGCGGCATCGCTCCGGAGCGGCTCGCCGAGGCCGAGTCGCAGGGCCGGCTCGGCGTCGCCCAGTCGATCCGCGGGCGCATCGCCGACCTCAACGGCACGGTGCAGATCACCACGGCCCCGGGTGACGGCACCGAGGTCGAGATGTCCGTCCCGCGCTCATAA
- a CDS encoding carbohydrate-binding protein, with product MPRHSAPQRPARLRPRLVVTLVVAATGLGAAIWLPTRNDTADASERRHNPGSGFQRDRNALDAFADDFDGGAGSTVDPAKWTLGTNRTDSGLEFSMSTRNARLDGSGNLIVTARAGRTGRTSARLVTRNTFQRESGSIAVRVAVPGGDGLKPALELVGAGRPNLGTINLLARAEPGDFHTYEVSWTPQQVTFAVDGTDVQRVSAPGVATGQPFGLALSLAADDNAGLPARMVVDFVRVSPLSPPASPSAAPSASSSTPPSASPSTPPSAPPATPPSASPSASPSASVPPSAEPSSPAVKAWAAFTDYKAGDVVSYKGTDYEVLEAHTSLPGWEPTAVPSLFKKL from the coding sequence GTGCCGCGACACAGCGCCCCGCAGCGCCCAGCCCGCCTGCGCCCCCGATTGGTTGTCACTCTTGTCGTCGCGGCCACCGGCCTCGGTGCCGCCATCTGGCTGCCGACGCGCAACGACACCGCGGACGCCTCGGAACGCCGACACAACCCCGGCTCCGGCTTCCAGCGGGACCGCAACGCGCTCGACGCCTTCGCGGACGACTTCGACGGCGGCGCCGGCAGCACGGTTGACCCGGCCAAGTGGACGCTGGGCACCAACCGCACCGACAGCGGGCTCGAGTTCAGCATGAGCACCCGCAACGCGCGGCTGGACGGCTCGGGCAATCTGATCGTCACCGCGCGCGCCGGGCGGACCGGCCGCACCTCGGCCCGGCTGGTCACGAGGAACACCTTCCAGCGCGAGTCGGGCTCGATCGCGGTCCGGGTCGCGGTGCCCGGCGGCGACGGCCTCAAGCCCGCGCTGGAGCTGGTCGGCGCCGGCCGGCCCAACCTGGGCACGATCAACCTGCTGGCCCGGGCCGAGCCGGGCGACTTCCACACGTACGAGGTGAGCTGGACCCCGCAACAGGTGACGTTCGCCGTGGACGGGACCGACGTGCAGCGGGTGAGCGCGCCCGGCGTCGCGACCGGCCAGCCGTTCGGCCTCGCACTGAGCCTGGCCGCTGACGACAACGCCGGCCTGCCCGCGCGGATGGTGGTCGACTTCGTCCGGGTGTCGCCGCTTTCCCCTCCCGCTTCGCCGTCCGCCGCCCCGTCAGCCTCGTCCTCGACTCCCCCGTCCGCCTCGCCCTCGACTCCCCCGTCCGCCCCGCCGGCGACTCCCCCGTCCGCCTCGCCCTCGGCCTCACCGTCGGCTTCGGTCCCTCCTTCGGCGGAGCCGAGTTCTCCGGCGGTCAAGGCGTGGGCGGCGTTCACCGACTACAAGGCCGGCGACGTCGTGAGTTACAAGGGTACGGACTACGAGGTGCTCGAGGCGCACACCTCGCTGCCCGGCTGGGAACCGACGGCGGTGCCCTCGCTGTTCAAGAAACTCTGA
- a CDS encoding glycoside hydrolase family 16 protein: MFKKRVLLAAAVVAVTLSGGLFAASRNDTADAAVGGITFADEFNGSAGSPVDGSKWKFDIGGSGWGNSELEYYTNSTSNVYQDGAGHLAITARKENPANYQCSYGTCQYTSGRILTADKFSQTYGRFEASIKIPKGQGIWPAFWMLGGNSWPNTGEIDIMENVGKAPNTVYGTVHGPGYSGSGGIGGNKTISAPLGDAFHTYAVEWSPNLIKWFLDGQQYFSVDPSKINGNQWVYDHNFFMILNVAVGGAWPGNPDGSTVFPQTMLVDWVRVNAWNNDGGSTTPPPSTTGNALKSNLNGRCIDIPNGTASDGARLQMWDCNGTAAQKWSFNSDGTLRALGKCFDPAGGALTNGTAIQLVTCNGNPVQRWTLSGAGDLVNLSANRCVDIVDNNSANGAKLQLWDCAGTANQKWAKA; encoded by the coding sequence ATGTTCAAGAAACGGGTACTGCTCGCCGCGGCCGTCGTCGCGGTGACCCTCTCGGGCGGCCTGTTCGCGGCCTCCCGCAACGACACCGCCGATGCCGCCGTGGGTGGCATCACGTTCGCCGACGAGTTCAACGGCTCCGCCGGCTCCCCGGTCGACGGCTCCAAGTGGAAATTCGACATCGGTGGCAGCGGCTGGGGCAACAGCGAGCTGGAGTACTACACCAACTCGACCAGCAACGTGTACCAGGATGGCGCCGGCCACCTCGCGATCACCGCGCGCAAGGAGAACCCGGCCAACTACCAGTGCTCCTACGGCACCTGCCAGTACACCTCCGGCCGCATCCTGACCGCCGACAAGTTCTCCCAGACGTACGGCCGCTTCGAGGCCAGCATCAAGATCCCCAAGGGTCAGGGCATCTGGCCGGCGTTCTGGATGCTCGGCGGCAACAGCTGGCCGAACACCGGCGAGATCGACATCATGGAGAACGTCGGCAAGGCACCGAACACCGTCTACGGCACCGTGCACGGCCCGGGCTACTCCGGCTCCGGCGGCATCGGTGGCAACAAGACGATCAGTGCCCCGCTCGGCGACGCGTTCCACACGTACGCCGTCGAATGGTCGCCCAACCTGATCAAGTGGTTCCTCGACGGTCAGCAGTACTTCAGCGTCGACCCGTCGAAGATCAACGGCAACCAGTGGGTGTACGACCACAACTTCTTCATGATCCTCAACGTCGCGGTCGGCGGGGCCTGGCCCGGCAACCCGGACGGCAGCACGGTGTTCCCGCAGACCATGCTCGTCGACTGGGTGCGCGTCAACGCCTGGAACAACGACGGTGGCAGCACCACCCCACCGCCGTCGACCACCGGTAACGCGCTCAAGTCCAACCTCAACGGCCGCTGCATCGACATCCCGAACGGCACCGCCAGCGACGGTGCCCGGCTGCAGATGTGGGACTGCAACGGCACGGCCGCGCAGAAGTGGTCGTTCAACAGCGATGGCACCCTGCGCGCGCTTGGCAAGTGCTTCGACCCGGCCGGTGGCGCGCTGACCAACGGCACGGCCATCCAGCTCGTCACCTGCAACGGCAACCCGGTGCAGCGCTGGACCCTCTCCGGCGCCGGTGACCTGGTGAACCTGTCCGCCAACCGGTGCGTCGACATCGTCGACAACAACTCCGCGAACGGCGCGAAGCTCCAGCTCTGGGACTGCGCCGGCACCGCGAACCAGAAGTGGGCCAAGGCCTGA